The following proteins are co-located in the Solanum pennellii chromosome 1, SPENNV200 genome:
- the LOC107021771 gene encoding uncharacterized protein LOC107021771, producing the protein MSPKDGNEYDNAEIQNQMTSQETGTTEEIKALKQQMTEMYEAWMSGQPPLSSIRDYFNTNMSPPIQVSISYPIYPAGFGPYANTSNVAGTSMVRPSNTPMISNPLFVSTASTNSVPQPTMVPKSNSDPPPKVGRDHSHTLEESIKIPSSHPHIHQYSSPVKIEKIVKNEEHEEMTKKMKSLEQSIRDMQGLGGDKGISFSDLCMFPHVHLPAGFKTPMFEKYDGHGDPIAHLKRYYNQLRGAEGKEELLMAYFGESLVGIASEWFIDQDITNCTHLMIWLDVLYNNSNIILTLCQIAPR; encoded by the coding sequence ATGTCCCCCAAAGACGGAAATGAATACGACAATGCTGAGATCCAAAACCAGATGACTTCACAAGAAACAGGGACAACAGAAGAGATAAAGGCATTAAAACAACAAATGACAGAGATGTACGAGGCTTGGATGAGTGGACAACCTCCACTGTCTTCAATTCGGgactattttaatacaaatatgtctCCCCCTATCCAGGTGTCGATAAGCTATCCGATATATCCCGCTGGATTCGGCCCCTATGCTAACACATCCAATGTTGCTGGGACTTCTATGGTGCGCCCTTCGAATACACCTATGATAAGCAATCCACTCTTTGTGTCAACTGCCTCGACTAACAGCGTCCCGCAACCAACGATGGTGCCCAAATCCAACAGCGATCCTCCGCCCAAAGTTGGGCGTGATCACAGTCACACTCTTGAAGAGTCCATTAAAATTCCAAGCTCTCATCCCCACATTCATCAATATAGTTCCCCTGTCAAAATTGAGAAGATAGTCAAGAATGAGGAACATGAAGAAATGactaagaaaatgaagagtttggaaCAGAGTATAAGAGATATGCAAGGACTAGGAGGCGACAAAGGCATCTCGTTCAGTGACTTGTGTATGTTTCCTCACGTCCATTTGCCTGCTGGTTTTAAAACTCCAATGTTTGAGAAATACGATGGTCATGGAGACCCCATAGCTCATCTAAAGAGATATTACAACCAATTGAGGGGTGCAGAGGGCAAAGAAGAGTTACTTATGGCCTATTTTGGGGAAAGCTTAGTAGGGATTGCATCTGAATGGTTCATAGATCAGGATATCACCAACTGCACACATTTGATGATTTGGCTCGATGTTTTGTACAACAATTCCAATATAATATTGACATTGTGCCAGATCGCTCCTCGTTAG